In the Malaya genurostris strain Urasoe2022 chromosome 1, Malgen_1.1, whole genome shotgun sequence genome, one interval contains:
- the LOC131426029 gene encoding non-homologous end-joining factor 1-like, with protein sequence MQEFLKINDKFYIVHIQRVNDREEQPSAAELLLQCSIFDMIQLWSETISITNLIEREKKNNAIIEYSPDIVDETLLARRADGYNLQESNDSSFEMCLNMKYYVSGIPVTFNLQLKQASREELSENILLPVWRTLLLLHEENCTLKDMLLKKDIEIEQYKVEGAILKRNLVATTKFDETKFCKTFPLSFPDQGLKVLELIKNKERRASLMKLLQIQFNESSAKQASPTKLSSTTALSPTKRSPGTRAKGLDALYAKQRIPKTLPSSFLSRKRLPLDLADEDDKKVIPRTDNTSFDVGKPNDSISELNGSRGSVKVRKITKL encoded by the exons ATGcaagaatttttaaaaatcaacgATAAGTTCTACATTGTCCACATCCAGCGAGTAAACGATAGAGAAGAGCAACCAAGCGCAGCGGAGCTGCTATTGCAATGTAGTATTTTCGATATGATTCAACTTTGGAGTGAAACGATATCTATCACAAACCTGATCGAACGAGAAAAG AAAAACAACGCGATAATTGAATATTCGCCAGACATAGTGGACGAAACCCTGCTAGCTAGGAGAGCGGATGGCTATAACCTACAGGAAAGTAACGACAGCTCCTTCGAAATGTGTCTCAACATGAAGTATTACGTTTCGGGGATTCCTGTGACATTCAACTTGCAGCTAAAGCAGGCTAGTCGTGAAGAG ctgtccgaaaatattttactaCCCGTTTGGCGTACGCTCCTTCTTCTACATGAAGAAAATTGTACTCTCAAAGACATGCTATTGAAGAAGGACATTGAAATTGAGCAGTATAAAGTTGAAGGGGCCATCCTTAAACGAA ATCTAGTTGCAACTACGAAATTCGATGAAACAAAGTTTTGTAAAACATTTCCACTTAGTTTCCCGGATCAGGGACTGAAAGTGCTAGAATTAATCAAAAACAAGGAACGCCGAGCTAGTCTAATGAAACTGTTGCAGATACAATTCAATGAATCAAGCGCAAAGCAAGCGAGCCCGACCAAATTATCTAGCACAACTGCACTATCGCCGACCAAAAGAAGTCCAGGAACCCGTGCAAAAGGCTTAGATGCTCTCTATGCGAAACAAAG GATACCAAAAACGCTGCCATCTTCGTTTCTGTCGAGAAAACGACTTCCGCTGGATTTAGCTGACGAAGATGATAAAAAGGTGATTCCAAGAACCGATAATACCAGCTTCGATGTAGGCAAACCCAATGATAGCATCAGTGAACTGAATGGCAGTAGAGGAAGCGTTAAAGTAAGGAAAATAACGAAACTGTAA
- the LOC131426030 gene encoding trypsin eta-like, whose protein sequence is MLGSRIAILLCVAFGWVLMVSGYAFDGSDSRIIGGANVTGNSSLYLVSIRLAGKDFHCNGALISSREVLTAAQCVYNGNTLRNISEFQLVLGTLTNSNSTNGTTVRSVWNVWPHTGYNSTTRANDLAILRLNQAVSVKTINVGDASPAVNRTCTLFGWGANSTNGKPVGTLQSINLQVQLNSSNHCVKAAGNTPLKDGMLCAGDLQAGRGACTGDLGAPLVCGDRLSGILSLTGGCGGANETSIFIDTAQYTNWITNMTKQPVKPPNTDNGPGTGAHNVVQVSLLLLSVVCTLVMTKK, encoded by the coding sequence ATGCTCGGTAGTCGGATAGCGATCTTACTTTGTGTGGCCTTTGGCTGGGTGCTGATGGTTTCTGGGTACGCGTTCGATGGAAGCGATTCACGAATTATTGGAGGAGCGAACGTGACCGGTAATAGCAGTTTATATTTAGTGTCTATTCGATTGGCTGGAAAAGATTTTCACTGCAATGGAGCGCTGATCTCGTCTCGAGAAGTTCTAACGGCCGCCCAATGTGTGTACAATGGGAACACCCTTCGAAATATCAGCGAGTTTCAATTGGTACTTGGAACATTGACGAATTCCAATAGCACAAACGGGACCACCGTTCGTTCGGTTTGGAACGTTTGGCCGCACACCGGTTACAACTCCACAACCCGTGCCAATGATTTGGCTATTCTTCGCTTGAATCAGGCAGTGTCTGTAAAAACGATAAACGTGGGAGATGCCAGCCCGGCTGTGAATCGTACTTGCACGTTATTTGGATGGGGGGCAAATTCTACCAACGGTAAACCCGTCGGTACActtcagagcattaatttgCAGGTGCAATTGAATTCATCGAATCACTGTGTGAAAGCTGCTGGGAATACACCTTTAAAAGATGGAATGCTTTGTGCGGGAGATCTTCAAGCAGGTCGTGGAGCCTGCACCGGGGACTTGGGAGCTCCATTGGTTTGTGGTGATCGACTGTCCGGAATTCTGTCCTTGACCGGTGGATGTGGAGGTGCGAATGAAACATCAATTTTCATCGACACCGCACAATATACAAATTGGATTACGAATATGACAAAACAGCCTGTGAAACCGCCAAATACCGATAATGGACCTGGTACCGGCGCTCACAATGTGGTGCAAGTTTCACTGCTATTGTTATCTGTCGTGTGTACACTAGTAATGACGAAAAAATAA
- the LOC131428334 gene encoding kallikrein 1-related peptidase b26-like, translating into MIVSLLLPIRSLSSIFPESRRPRIIGGSNAILSEFPYMVSIRLASQETIAFGEGFYCSGVLVSSKDVLTSAICVQNGSGQRLPEEIKLVLGITSRTNSTGMIEASANIIWTTASLAIMRLTTDVTELKPVVLNEFKQQAGKQCLLVGWGANSSIRYMVNDMQEVYVRITTDNCPDGMICAGGERIGSGACFGDIGSPLLCDGSLVGIMGSEPKQCGGTVVAFHSILRHYNWIKSQIARAEAVTWVEF; encoded by the exons ATGATTGTTTCCTTACTTCTGCCGATACGTTCACTCAGCTCAATTTTCCCTGAATCTCGTCGTCCACGAATCATCGGCGGAAGTAACGCCATACTAAGCGAGTTTCCCTACATGGTATCCATTCGATTGGCGTCGCAGGAAACCATCGCGTTCGGAGAGGGATTCTACTGTAGTGGAGTTTTGGTGTCTTCGAAAGATGTTCTCACCAGTGCCATCTGCGTACAGAATGGCAGTGGGCAACGGTTACCAGAGGAAATCAAACTCGTGTTGGGAATTACATCGAGGACTAATAGCACTGGCATGATTGAGGCGAGCGCCAATATAATATGGACTACAGCAAGCCTAGCAATTATGAGACTAACAACAGATGTAACCGAACTTAAGCCGGTAGTGTTAAATGAGTTTAAACAACAAGCTGGGAAGCAGTGTCTTCTGGTTGGGTGGGGAGCGAATAGTAGCATCCGGTATATGGTCAATGATATGCAAGAGGTGTACGTAAGAATCACCACAGATAACTGTCCGGATGGTATGATATGTGCAGGCGGAGAGAGAATTGGATCCGGAGCTTGCTTTGGAGATATTGGATCCCCGTTACTGTGTGATGGCTCGCTAGTGGGAATAATGGGCAGTGAACCGAAACAGTGCGGTGGAACTGTAGTTGCTTTCCACAGTATTCTGCGTCACTATAACTGGATCAAATCGCAAATTGCTAGAGCGGAAGCGGTGACCTGGGTTG aattttaa
- the LOC131426032 gene encoding BTB/POZ domain-containing protein 17, with product MEEQVSQDSCDVEMNNSKGVLLKIANLYAEQLMSDVVLVVGSNRYPAHRVILCASSDVFQVMLMNPEWNECRESVIELKEDPMCSMVFPQFLKYLYVGQIKVSLQTVMPMLELADKYNIKDLVELCVDYMLKHVAKAATQGYLVSWFQYTISFGTNHVQLTQALQNFLKWNLDIVSESNDFNELCGMILVRLLQQNDLVVQSEFVLFEYLEKWLLYKKDQLDKELEMTEEEKLYELVSTIEAVFVHVRFAMMSLSELAKILLRPIMQYHKEFFVERVAIGMSYHSGQEEGIRKIRAQENGALQFTPRLYTTDIWGFSMRISDFEQIENYTNFVGLFFSQKDLSECHEEQSVAWEIEFFPRGVRYNRAKLIGVFNTPVNSEIPESIIRTVRLKVLCQERLEEEQRFTIGVLISGIQNKITHVRTCHVRTAYFSNEFRVLHIDNLIPYEELQLSAVNLSSHLIGEKRDTIQLQVVIAPLGEYACSETPPFEFRNL from the exons ATGGAGGAACAAGTTAGTCAAGATTCGTGTGACGTTGAG ATGAATAACTCCAAAGGAGTTCTGTTGAAGATTGCTAATCTGTACGCTGAACAACTGATGTCCGACGTTGTTCTAGTGGTGGGTTCTAATCGATATCCAGCCCACCGTGTGATTCTGTGTGCCAGTAGCGACGTGTTTCAAGTTATGCTGATGAATCCGGAATGGAACGAGTGCCGAGAAAGTGTCATCGAGCTGAAGGAAGATCCCATGTGCTCGATGGTTTTCCCGCAATTCCTGAAATACCTGTACGTTGGACAGATTAAAGTATCCCTTCAGACAGTGATGCCAATGCTGGAGCTGGCCGATAAGTACAACATAAAAGATTTAGTGGAACTCTGTGTGGACTATATGCTCAAGCATGTGGCCAAAGCTGCGACACAGGGTTACCTGGTGTCCTGGTTTCAATACACGATATCGTTTGGCACCAATCACGTTCAACTGACGCAAGCACTGCAGAATTTTCTGAAGTGGAATTTGGATATTGTTTCGGAGTCCAACGATTTCAATGAGCTGTGTGGGATGATCCTGGTGAGGTTACTGCAGCAGAATGATCTGGTGGTGCAAAGCGAGTTTGTACTGTTTGA ATATTTGGAAAAGTGGCTGCTGTATAAAAAGGATCAATTGGATAAGGAACTGGAGATGACCGAAGAAGAGAAATTGTATGAACTAGTCAGTACGATTGAGGCGGTATTTGTGCACGTTCGTTTTGCCATGATGTCTTTGTCTGAGCTGGCAAAGATTTTGCTCCGGCCGATCATGCAGTACCACAAAGAGTTCTTCGTAGAGCGAGTTGCCATTGGAATGAGCTACCATTCCGGACAGGAAGAAGGTATCCGGAAAATTCGGGCTCAGGAAAACGGTGCATTGCAGTTTACACCACGTCTGTATACCACCGATATTTGGGGTTTCAGCATGCGAATCAGCGACTTCGAACAAATCGAGAATTATACCAATTTTGTTGGACTGTTCTTCTCCCAGAAAGATCTGTCGGAGTGTCACGAAG AACAAAGCGTCGCAtgggaaattgaatttttccccCGAGGTGTTCGCTATAACCGTGCCAAGCTGATAGGAGTCTTCAATACACCGGTCAACTCGGAAATCCCTGAATCGATTATACGAACGGTTCGATTAAAAGTGCTGTGCCAAGAGCGTCTCGAAGAGGAACAACGTTTCACG ATTGGCGTTTTGATCAGTGGCATCCAGAACAAGATCACCCACGTGCGGACTTGTCACGTCCGAACGGCGTACTTCTCCAACGAGTTTCGGGTGCTGCACATCGATAATCTGATACCATACGAAGAGCTGCAACTGAGTGCCGTCAACCTGAGCTCGCATTTGATCGGTGAGAAGCGAGACACGATCCAGTTGCAGGTGGTGATTGCTCCGCTCGGGGAATACGCTTGCAGTGAGACGCCACCGTTcgagtttagaaatttataa
- the LOC131426031 gene encoding ubiquitin-conjugating enzyme E2 H: MSSPSAGKRRMDTDVIKLIESKHEVTILGGLNEFCVKFFGPRGTPYEGGVWKVRVHLPEHYPFKSPSIGFMNKIYHPNIDEVSGTVCLDVINQAWTALYDLSNIFESFLPQLLTYPNPVDPLNGDAAAMYLHKPEEYKKKVADYVRRYATEEALRDQEPTESSDSESSMSDFSEDEAQDMEL, from the coding sequence ATGTCGTCTCCCAGTGCCGGCAAGCGCCGGATGGACACCGATGTGATCAAGCTGATCGAGAGTAAACACGAAGTCACCATCCTGGGCGGTCTCAATGAGTTCTGTGTCAAATTTTTCGGTCCTCGAGGGACACCGTACGAGGGTGGGGTGTGGAAGGTCCGCGTGCATCTGCCGGAGCACTATCCGTTCAAATCGCCCAGCATTGGATTTATGAACAAAATCTATCACCCGAACATCGACGAAGTGTCCGGCACAGTCTGTCTGGATGTGATCAACCAAGCCTGGACGGCGCTGTACGATTTGTCCAACATTTTCGAGTcgttcttaccgcagctactaaCCTACCCAAATCCGGTGGATCCGCTGAACGGGGACGCCGCTGCCATGTATCTGCACAAACCCGAGGAGTACAAGAAGAAGGTGGCGGACTATGTGCGGCGGTACGCCACAGAGGAGGCACTGCGCGACCAGGAACCTACCGAAAGCTCCGACAGCGAGTCCAGTATGTCTGATTTCAGTGAAGATGAAGCACAGGACATGGAGTTATAA